The Flammeovirga yaeyamensis genome segment CAGCGTTCTTCGAACCTGCATTGGACTATGTAATTGTTAAGATCCCTCGTTGGAACTTTGATAAATTTAAAGGTGCTAACCGTGAACTAGGTCTTCAAATGAAGGCAGTAGGTGAGGTTATGGGTATCGGACGTACTTTCCAAGAAGCGATTCAAAAAGCGTGTCAGTCTCTAGAGATCAAGCGTAATGGTATTGGTTCTGACGGTAAAGAGGTAACGAACCAAGAAGAAATCCTTCATGGATTGGAGCACCCATCATGGGATAGATTGTTCAGAATTTGGGATGCCATGAAATTGGGTATCGCCATGAGAACAGTGCGTAAGATTACTAAAATTGATAAGTGGTTCTTACGTCAGATCTTAGATCTAGTGTTGGTGGAGAAGAGAATTCAAGAAACAACATTAGAAGAGATCAGCAAAGATTTACTTCTTGAAGCAAAACAAAAAGGATTTGGCGACCGTCAGATTGCCCACTTATTGGGATGTTTAGAATCAGAAGTATTCGATAAGCGTTACAAAGAATTTGATATCAAACGTCAGTGGAAACTTGTAGATACTTGTGCAGCTGAGTTTGAAGCAAAAACTCCATATTTCTACTCTACGTTTGATGGTGAAAATGAATCACCAACTTCGAAGAAAAAGAAAGTTGTAGTATTAGGTGCAGGTCCTAACCGTATTGGTCAAGGTATCGAGTTTGATTACTGCTGTGTTCACGGTGTATTAGCTTCAAAAGAAGCAGGTTATGAGACAATCATGATCAACTGTAACCCAGAAACAGTATCAACTGACCCTGATATTGCAGATAAATTATACTTCGAGCCAGTATTCTGGGAACATATCTACGAAATTATCCTTCATGAAAAACCAGAAGGTGTAATCGTTCAATTGGGTGGTCAAACTGCCTTGAAGATTGCTGAGAAATTGACTAGATATGGTATCAAGATCTTAGGTACTTCTTACGAAGCACTTGATTTGGCTGAAGATAGAGGTAGCTTCTCAACATTGTTGAAAGAGAACAACATTCCTTACCCTAAATTCGACGTAATCGAAACTGCTGATGAAGCATTAGAGAAAGCGGAAGACTTAGGATTCCCTCTTCTAGTAAGACCTTCTTATGTATTAGGTGGTCAGAAAATGAAGATTGTAATCAACGAGGAAGAGTTAGAGCAACATGTTGTGGAAACACTTCGTGATATCCCTGGTAACAAAGTTCTTCTTGATCACTACTTAGATGGTGCAATCGAAGCGGAAGCAGATGCAATCTGTGACGGTGAGAATGTATACATCGTAGGTATCATGCAGCACATCGAGCCAGCAGGTATTCACTCAGGTGACTCTTACGCAGTTCTACCTCCATACAACTTAGGTGATTTAGTAATTGAGCAAATCAAAGATTACACTAAGCGTATTGCAGTAGCATTGAAGACAAAAGGTTTACTGAACATTCAGTTTGCAATTAAAGATGATAAAGTGTACATCATTGAGGCGAACCCTCGTGCATCTCGTACAGTTCCATTCATCTGTAAAGCATACCAAGAGCCTTACGTGAACTATGCCACTAAAGTGATGTTGGGTGACAAGAAAGTGACGGATTTTGATTTCAAACCAGTGAAAAAAGGTTATGCGATCAAGATTCCAGTATTCTCTTTCGAGAAATTCCCTAACGTTGACAAGCAATTAGGACCTGAAATGAAATCTACAGGTGAAGCAATTTACTTCATCGATTCATTAAAAGACGAGTTCTTCCTAGATATTTACTCTAGAAGAAACCTTTACTTGAGTAGATAATTTCAGTTAATGAAATAAATGAAAAGCTCACAGCTTCGGTTGTGGGCTTTTTTCACATCTAATTTTTTAAACAATGACAAGAGCCGAAGAATTTGATATCGCTTTTATGCGATGTGCCGAATCCATTGGTGAGCTAAGCCGATGCGTTCGTTTAAAAGTAGGAGCAATTATCGTTAAAGACGGTAATATTATTTCAATGGGGTATAATGGAACTCCAAA includes the following:
- the carB gene encoding carbamoyl-phosphate synthase large subunit translates to MPKKNHIKSVLIIGSGPIVIGQACEFDYSGTQASRSLREEGIEVTLINSNPATIMTDPVTADNVYLRPLEKKSIIEILEKHDIDAVLPTMGGQTALNLAIDCQEAGIWEDYGVEIIGVDIDAIQTTEDRELFRQKMLELGVSVCKGRTAKSFLQGKEIAQEIGFPLVIRPSFTLGGSGGGFVNSPDEFEKALKRGLEMSPVHEVLIEQSILGWKEYELELLRDDLGNVIIICSIENFDPMGVHTGDSITVAPAQTLPDTVYQRMRDLAIKMMNGIGMFAGGCNVQFSVSPNDDEIIGIEINPRVSRSSALASKATGYPIAKIAAKLAIGYNLDELKNPITGTTSAFFEPALDYVIVKIPRWNFDKFKGANRELGLQMKAVGEVMGIGRTFQEAIQKACQSLEIKRNGIGSDGKEVTNQEEILHGLEHPSWDRLFRIWDAMKLGIAMRTVRKITKIDKWFLRQILDLVLVEKRIQETTLEEISKDLLLEAKQKGFGDRQIAHLLGCLESEVFDKRYKEFDIKRQWKLVDTCAAEFEAKTPYFYSTFDGENESPTSKKKKVVVLGAGPNRIGQGIEFDYCCVHGVLASKEAGYETIMINCNPETVSTDPDIADKLYFEPVFWEHIYEIILHEKPEGVIVQLGGQTALKIAEKLTRYGIKILGTSYEALDLAEDRGSFSTLLKENNIPYPKFDVIETADEALEKAEDLGFPLLVRPSYVLGGQKMKIVINEEELEQHVVETLRDIPGNKVLLDHYLDGAIEAEADAICDGENVYIVGIMQHIEPAGIHSGDSYAVLPPYNLGDLVIEQIKDYTKRIAVALKTKGLLNIQFAIKDDKVYIIEANPRASRTVPFICKAYQEPYVNYATKVMLGDKKVTDFDFKPVKKGYAIKIPVFSFEKFPNVDKQLGPEMKSTGEAIYFIDSLKDEFFLDIYSRRNLYLSR